The proteins below are encoded in one region of Knoellia sp. S7-12:
- the argC gene encoding N-acetyl-gamma-glutamyl-phosphate reductase gives MVSVAVAGASGYAGGEALRWLLQHPEVTIGSLTAGGNAGSRLGGIHPHLFGLADRVFDETTADVLAGHDVVLLALPHGHSAAVAEALGDDTVVIDCGADFRLRSESAWTSFYDTPYAGSWAYGLPELALAGGGSGRDALSGARRVAVPGCYPTAVSLALAPGLAAGVVQTDDVVIVAASGTSGAGKAVKPHLLGSEVMGSMSLYGVGGVHRHTPEIEQNLAAAAGSPVTVSFTPTLAPMPRGILATCTAKVSAGVSATEVREAWHAAYSGETFVHLLEPGTWPATAQVVGSNHVTVQVTFDERAGRVVVVAAIDNLAKGTAGAAVQCLNLAVGLPESTGLLGSGVAP, from the coding sequence ATGGTGAGCGTCGCAGTTGCGGGAGCAAGCGGCTATGCCGGAGGCGAAGCACTCCGCTGGCTGTTGCAGCACCCTGAAGTCACGATCGGTTCTCTCACCGCTGGTGGCAACGCAGGCTCACGTCTGGGCGGGATCCACCCGCACCTCTTTGGCCTCGCGGACCGTGTGTTCGACGAGACGACCGCGGACGTCCTGGCCGGACACGATGTCGTGCTACTCGCCCTTCCGCATGGTCACTCAGCTGCGGTGGCCGAGGCTCTCGGCGACGACACAGTGGTCATCGACTGCGGTGCCGACTTCCGCCTGCGCAGCGAGTCTGCCTGGACCAGCTTCTATGACACCCCGTATGCCGGGTCGTGGGCCTACGGTCTGCCTGAACTTGCGCTGGCGGGTGGCGGTTCGGGCCGCGACGCTCTGTCCGGTGCCCGTCGCGTTGCTGTTCCGGGGTGCTATCCGACTGCGGTCTCCTTGGCCCTCGCCCCCGGTCTCGCCGCCGGAGTGGTGCAGACCGATGACGTCGTGATCGTCGCGGCCTCTGGCACCTCCGGTGCAGGCAAGGCGGTCAAGCCGCACCTGCTGGGATCCGAGGTCATGGGTTCCATGTCGCTCTACGGCGTCGGGGGAGTGCATCGCCACACACCCGAGATCGAGCAGAACCTCGCCGCCGCCGCTGGCTCGCCCGTCACCGTGTCCTTCACCCCGACATTGGCGCCCATGCCTCGCGGCATCCTGGCCACCTGCACTGCCAAGGTGTCAGCAGGAGTCTCCGCAACGGAGGTTCGCGAGGCCTGGCACGCGGCCTACTCGGGCGAGACGTTCGTGCACCTCCTCGAGCCCGGCACCTGGCCTGCCACGGCGCAGGTGGTCGGCAGCAACCATGTCACCGTCCAGGTCACGTTCGACGAGCGGGCCGGTCGCGTGGTCGTGGTCGCGGCGATCGACAACCTCGCCAAGGGAACCGCTGGCGCGGCTGTGCAGTGCCTCAACCTTGCCGTCGGCCTTCCTGAGTCGACCGGCCTTCTCGGATCGGGGGTGGCGCCGTGA
- the pheS gene encoding phenylalanine--tRNA ligase subunit alpha yields MSGPNTNFDPVEVAVLDPEAIAAAVSAAVDAIAEATSLDDLRALRPTHTGDKSPLALANREIGALPPSAKAEAGKRVGQARGRVNQAFAARQGELEAERDERVLVEETQDLSVRVSRRPEGARHPVNLVSERVEDIFVSMGWEIAEGPEIESEWLNFDALNIGPDHPARQEADTFYVAPTGSGLVLRTHTSPVQVRTMLDREPPIYVLCPGKTFRTDDLDATHTPVFHQFEGLVVDEGITMAHLRGTLDAFVQRLFGGRIVTRLRPNYFPFTEPSAEIDCQCWVCLGGSEADVKACRSCGGTGWIELGGSGMVNRRVLRSAGIDPDRYTGFAFGLGIERSLMLRHGIGDMHDIVEGDVRFSRQFGMEI; encoded by the coding sequence ATGTCTGGACCCAACACAAATTTCGACCCCGTGGAGGTGGCCGTGCTCGATCCGGAGGCCATTGCCGCCGCGGTGTCGGCCGCAGTGGATGCGATTGCCGAGGCGACCTCGCTGGACGACCTCAGGGCCCTGCGGCCCACCCACACAGGCGACAAGTCGCCTCTCGCCCTGGCGAACCGCGAGATCGGCGCGCTGCCTCCGAGCGCCAAGGCCGAAGCCGGGAAGCGTGTCGGCCAGGCGCGCGGTCGCGTCAACCAGGCGTTCGCCGCTCGACAGGGTGAGCTCGAGGCCGAGCGCGATGAGCGTGTCCTCGTCGAGGAGACGCAGGACCTCAGCGTCCGCGTCTCCCGCCGTCCGGAGGGTGCCCGTCACCCGGTGAACCTGGTGTCCGAGCGAGTCGAGGACATCTTCGTGTCCATGGGTTGGGAGATTGCAGAAGGCCCCGAGATCGAGTCCGAGTGGCTGAACTTCGACGCTCTCAACATCGGTCCCGACCACCCTGCGCGACAGGAAGCGGACACCTTCTATGTTGCGCCGACTGGTTCGGGGCTCGTCCTGCGGACGCACACGTCGCCCGTTCAGGTGCGCACAATGCTCGACCGTGAGCCGCCCATCTATGTCCTTTGCCCGGGCAAGACATTCCGGACGGACGACCTCGACGCGACCCACACACCCGTGTTCCACCAGTTCGAGGGTCTGGTCGTCGACGAGGGCATCACGATGGCGCACCTGCGCGGAACGCTTGACGCCTTCGTGCAGCGGCTCTTCGGTGGACGCATCGTCACCCGACTGCGTCCCAACTACTTCCCCTTCACCGAGCCCAGCGCAGAGATCGACTGCCAGTGCTGGGTGTGTCTCGGAGGCTCGGAGGCTGACGTCAAGGCCTGCCGCTCCTGCGGTGGCACCGGCTGGATCGAACTCGGTGGCTCCGGGATGGTCAACCGACGTGTCCTGCGCAGCGCCGGCATCGACCCGGACCGCTACACCGGCTTCGCGTTCGGCCTCGGCATCGAGCGCTCGCTCATGCTTCGCCACGGAATCGGTGACATGCACGACATCGTCGAGGGAGACGTTCGCTTCTCCCGCCAGTTCGGAATGGAGATCTGA
- a CDS encoding SDR family NAD(P)-dependent oxidoreductase, protein MNQPVAIVTGASRGIGAHLADALQDNGYAVERGSRSTAPVTDRAAVEAWVADVVARRGRIDLLVNNAGVIDAEVTLVDSDPDEWWETVETNVRGPYLMTRAVLPHLERGVGRIVNINSGAAYKNADNATAYNLSKGALARLTSQLGLGEGRTALVFDLAPGVVRTDMTESMVMHRGRTEWTSPNEVTELLLAIAGGELDAWSGRMVRAGTDTVESLQAQAAAGLGEGDRTLGLIAWGDDDPLG, encoded by the coding sequence ATGAACCAGCCGGTCGCGATCGTCACCGGAGCCTCGCGTGGCATCGGTGCGCACCTCGCCGATGCTTTGCAGGACAACGGGTATGCCGTGGAGCGCGGTTCGCGCTCCACGGCCCCGGTCACGGACCGGGCTGCTGTCGAGGCGTGGGTCGCTGATGTCGTGGCACGCCGAGGACGGATCGACCTGCTCGTCAACAACGCCGGGGTCATCGACGCCGAGGTGACGCTGGTCGACAGTGACCCTGATGAGTGGTGGGAGACGGTCGAGACCAACGTGCGTGGTCCCTACCTCATGACTCGCGCGGTGCTCCCCCACCTTGAGCGCGGTGTGGGCAGGATCGTCAATATCAATTCTGGCGCGGCTTACAAGAACGCTGACAACGCCACGGCCTACAACCTCAGCAAGGGTGCGCTGGCGCGGCTGACTTCCCAACTCGGTCTCGGCGAGGGCCGCACCGCACTCGTCTTCGACCTGGCGCCCGGTGTCGTGAGGACGGACATGACGGAGTCGATGGTGATGCACCGAGGCCGCACAGAATGGACGTCCCCCAACGAGGTCACCGAGCTGCTGCTCGCGATCGCGGGCGGCGAGCTCGATGCCTGGAGCGGCCGGATGGTGCGAGCCGGAACCGACACCGTCGAGTCCTTGCAGGCCCAAGCAGCAGCCGGTCTGGGAGAGGGCGATCGGACTCTGGGCCTCATTGCTTGGGGAGACGACGACCCGCTGGGCTGA
- the argB gene encoding acetylglutamate kinase yields MSTRTRPTAHEDPPVTGALTKLKASTLVEALPWLERFRGALVVIKYGGNAMIDSELKLAFAQDIAFLRYAGLRPVVVHGGGPQIKAMLDRLGLESEFKGGLRVTTPEVMDVVRMVLTGQVGRELVGLLNQHGPLAVGLSGEDGALFGARRRGVFVDGVEEDLGMVGDVVSVNTQAVDDLLDAGRIPVVSTIAPDLDHEGQVLNVNADTAAAALAVALGARKFVVLTDVEGVYAAWPDRSSLLSTLPLSQARELVKTVDAGMIPKLEACIRAVAEGVPQAHVIDGREPHSLLLEVFTSDGIGTLIEEDA; encoded by the coding sequence ATGTCCACGAGAACTCGGCCTACAGCTCATGAGGACCCCCCGGTGACCGGCGCTCTGACCAAGCTCAAGGCGAGCACACTCGTCGAGGCGCTGCCGTGGCTCGAGCGCTTCCGTGGGGCCCTCGTCGTCATCAAGTATGGCGGCAACGCCATGATCGACAGTGAGCTCAAGCTCGCCTTCGCCCAGGACATCGCGTTCCTCCGCTATGCCGGATTGCGCCCTGTCGTCGTCCACGGTGGCGGTCCGCAGATCAAGGCCATGCTCGACCGCCTCGGGCTCGAGAGCGAGTTCAAGGGCGGACTCCGTGTCACCACGCCCGAGGTCATGGACGTCGTGCGCATGGTGCTCACTGGCCAGGTCGGTCGAGAGCTCGTGGGCCTGCTCAACCAGCACGGCCCTCTCGCCGTCGGCCTGTCCGGCGAGGACGGTGCCCTGTTCGGTGCTCGACGCCGAGGCGTCTTCGTTGACGGTGTCGAGGAGGACCTCGGGATGGTCGGCGACGTCGTCTCGGTCAACACCCAAGCGGTCGATGATCTGCTCGACGCCGGGCGGATCCCGGTCGTCTCGACCATCGCACCCGACCTCGACCACGAGGGTCAGGTGCTCAACGTCAACGCAGACACGGCGGCGGCGGCTCTGGCCGTGGCGCTCGGGGCACGCAAATTCGTCGTGCTCACTGACGTCGAAGGCGTGTATGCCGCGTGGCCGGACCGGTCCTCACTTCTCTCGACCCTGCCCCTCAGCCAGGCGCGAGAACTCGTCAAGACCGTCGATGCGGGCATGATCCCCAAGCTTGAGGCCTGCATCCGCGCCGTCGCGGAAGGAGTGCCCCAGGCCCACGTCATCGACGGTCGTGAACCGCACTCCCTGCTGCTCGAGGTCTTCACCTCGGACGGCATCGGCACTCTCATCGAGGAGGACGCATGA
- the argJ gene encoding bifunctional glutamate N-acetyltransferase/amino-acid acetyltransferase ArgJ, translating into MSVTAAQGFRASGGTAGLKASGGRDVALVVNDGPDHHVAAVFTSNRVEAAPVTWSRQVVSDGRADAVFLNSGGANACTGPQGFQDTHRTAELVAEAMSCSAMDVVVCSTGLIGEFLPMDKIENGVGLTSASLGPDGGADAARAIMTTDSVHKEATATGDGWTVGGMAKGAGMLAPGLATMLCVIATDAAADAASLDEALRAATAVTFDRVDSDGCMSTNDTVVLMASGASGLTVEVAELTAAVTDVCAALAKQLIDDAEGASHVIAVEVRSAATESDAVDVARSVTRSNLFKAAIFGKDPNWGRVLAAVGTTQAQFDATTLDVAINGVQVCRAATVGDDRDLVDLEPREVHVVIDLHAGDATATVWTNDLTHDYVHENSAYSS; encoded by the coding sequence ATGAGCGTCACTGCGGCACAGGGCTTCCGTGCCTCTGGGGGCACAGCCGGCCTCAAGGCATCCGGAGGGCGTGACGTGGCACTTGTCGTCAATGACGGTCCCGACCACCACGTGGCCGCGGTCTTCACGTCGAACCGGGTGGAAGCCGCACCAGTGACGTGGTCCCGGCAGGTCGTGAGCGATGGGCGCGCCGACGCAGTGTTCCTCAACTCGGGGGGTGCCAATGCATGCACCGGACCCCAGGGGTTCCAGGACACCCATCGCACGGCCGAGCTGGTCGCCGAGGCGATGTCGTGCAGCGCCATGGACGTCGTCGTCTGCTCCACCGGGCTCATCGGTGAATTCCTGCCGATGGACAAGATCGAGAACGGTGTCGGCCTGACGTCGGCCTCGCTTGGGCCTGACGGCGGAGCCGATGCCGCGCGCGCCATCATGACCACCGACTCCGTCCACAAGGAGGCCACCGCGACCGGTGACGGGTGGACTGTGGGTGGCATGGCCAAAGGTGCAGGAATGCTCGCACCCGGACTCGCGACGATGCTCTGCGTCATCGCGACAGACGCCGCGGCGGACGCCGCCAGCCTCGACGAGGCGTTGCGGGCTGCGACCGCGGTGACCTTCGACCGAGTCGACTCCGACGGGTGCATGTCCACCAACGACACCGTCGTGCTCATGGCCTCCGGCGCATCCGGTCTCACCGTCGAGGTGGCAGAACTCACGGCGGCTGTGACGGACGTGTGTGCGGCCTTGGCGAAGCAGCTCATTGACGACGCCGAGGGAGCCAGCCACGTCATTGCTGTCGAGGTGCGCTCTGCAGCAACGGAGTCCGACGCCGTTGACGTCGCGCGGTCGGTCACTCGCAGCAACCTCTTCAAGGCCGCGATCTTCGGGAAGGACCCCAACTGGGGTCGTGTCCTCGCGGCCGTGGGAACCACGCAGGCGCAGTTCGATGCGACGACACTCGACGTCGCCATCAACGGCGTCCAGGTGTGCCGAGCAGCGACGGTCGGGGACGATCGCGATCTTGTCGACCTCGAGCCGCGCGAAGTGCACGTCGTGATTGATCTGCACGCAGGCGACGCCACCGCGACGGTCTGGACCAACGACCTCACCCACGACTATGTCCACGAGAACTCGGCCTACAGCTCATGA
- the pheT gene encoding phenylalanine--tRNA ligase subunit beta: MHAPVSWLRELTDVPVDAKGVDIAAALVRVGLEEEGLHGGDIAGPLVVGRVLTVESEPQKNGKTINWCTVDVGNHGQMVSDNKAQEIVCGAHNFGPGDLVVVVLPGGVLPGGFEISARKTYGHVSNGMICSAAELGLGEDHDGIIVLTELLGADAVAGLEPGDDAIALLGLGDEVVEVNVTPDRGYCFSLRGIAREYALSTGREFRDPARLDVAAANDGGYAVKLADASPLEGRAGCDRYVARVVRGVDTTATSPQWMQKRLTQVGMRPISLAVDVTNYVMMLLGQPLHAFDLDTLSGSIGTRRARAGEKLTTLDDVERALDPEDLLIVDGSDTPLAIAGVMGGESSEVSASTTDVLIEAAHFDQVTVARSSRRHKLTTEASKRFERGVDPAVTAAAAQLAVDLLVEHGGGTADSGVTDVDNRIEPRAFTFDVTLPSRYIGLDYSRDEVLSTLRAIGCEVEERDGDIVTVVAATWRPDLTDGPDFVEEVARVRGYDQIPSVLPQPKSAGRGLTHGQRIRRTIADTLAHQGLVEVLTYPFIGEGRFDQLGYTADDARRSTVRIANPLSDESPLMRTSILDTLLDALRRNVSRGSRDVAVYEVGLVTVGSASATTAPVPPADTRPDDVTLSHILGAVPAQPRHVAFAAAGDIERGGPWGPSRRVEASDAVSWALAVGRAIGLELSVVVARDLPPFHPGRCAAVTLPDGTVVGHVGELHPKVVAALDLPVATVGGELDVDVLVAASGTPVQAHQLSTFPAAHTDVALVVDEPVAAADIESALRDGAGESLESISLFDIYRGDQLRDGKKSLAYRLTFRADRTLKTNEVSALRDSAVASAASATGAVQR; encoded by the coding sequence ATGCACGCCCCCGTCTCGTGGTTGCGTGAGCTCACCGACGTCCCGGTCGACGCCAAGGGTGTCGACATTGCTGCCGCTCTCGTCCGCGTCGGTCTCGAGGAGGAGGGCCTGCACGGTGGAGACATCGCCGGTCCGCTCGTCGTCGGCCGCGTCCTCACCGTGGAGTCAGAGCCGCAGAAGAATGGCAAGACGATCAACTGGTGCACCGTCGACGTGGGCAACCACGGTCAGATGGTCTCGGACAACAAGGCCCAGGAGATCGTCTGCGGCGCCCACAACTTCGGTCCCGGTGACCTCGTCGTCGTCGTGCTGCCGGGAGGGGTGCTGCCCGGCGGTTTCGAGATCTCGGCGCGCAAGACCTACGGGCACGTCTCCAACGGCATGATCTGCTCGGCCGCAGAGCTGGGACTTGGTGAGGATCACGACGGCATCATCGTGCTGACCGAGCTGCTCGGCGCCGATGCTGTTGCGGGCCTGGAGCCCGGCGACGACGCCATCGCGCTGCTCGGACTGGGTGATGAGGTCGTCGAGGTCAACGTCACTCCAGACCGCGGCTACTGCTTCTCGTTGCGGGGAATCGCGCGCGAGTACGCCCTGTCGACGGGGCGTGAGTTCCGTGACCCGGCTCGCCTCGATGTCGCCGCGGCGAACGACGGTGGGTATGCCGTGAAACTCGCCGACGCGTCCCCGCTCGAGGGCCGCGCCGGTTGCGACCGCTACGTGGCGCGTGTCGTCCGTGGGGTCGACACCACGGCCACGAGCCCGCAGTGGATGCAGAAGAGGCTGACCCAGGTCGGGATGCGACCCATCTCGCTCGCGGTCGATGTGACGAACTACGTGATGATGCTGCTCGGGCAACCGCTGCACGCCTTCGACCTCGACACCCTGTCCGGGTCCATCGGCACGCGTCGTGCGCGGGCGGGGGAGAAGCTCACGACTCTCGATGACGTCGAGCGCGCCCTCGATCCCGAGGACCTGCTCATCGTCGATGGATCGGACACGCCACTGGCGATTGCGGGGGTCATGGGTGGGGAGTCCTCCGAGGTGAGCGCCTCGACCACCGACGTGCTCATCGAGGCTGCGCACTTCGACCAGGTGACGGTGGCGCGCTCGTCGCGCCGGCACAAGCTCACGACCGAGGCATCCAAGCGCTTCGAACGTGGTGTGGATCCGGCGGTCACGGCGGCAGCGGCCCAGCTCGCAGTCGACCTGCTCGTCGAGCACGGGGGTGGCACGGCCGACAGCGGTGTCACCGACGTCGACAACCGCATCGAGCCCAGGGCCTTCACCTTCGACGTCACGCTCCCGAGCCGCTACATCGGTCTCGACTACTCGCGCGACGAGGTCCTCTCGACATTGCGCGCGATCGGCTGCGAGGTCGAGGAGCGCGACGGCGACATCGTCACGGTCGTCGCAGCCACGTGGCGGCCTGACCTCACCGATGGCCCCGACTTCGTCGAGGAGGTGGCTCGCGTTCGTGGTTACGACCAGATCCCGTCGGTGCTGCCGCAGCCCAAGAGCGCTGGCCGTGGTCTCACCCATGGTCAGCGGATCCGGCGGACGATCGCCGACACGTTGGCACACCAGGGCCTCGTGGAGGTGCTCACCTACCCGTTCATCGGCGAGGGCAGATTCGACCAGCTCGGCTACACCGCCGACGACGCCCGTCGTTCGACGGTCAGGATCGCCAACCCGCTGTCCGACGAGTCACCTCTGATGCGCACGTCAATCCTTGACACATTGCTTGATGCGCTGCGCCGCAACGTTTCTCGCGGTTCGCGCGATGTCGCCGTCTATGAGGTCGGACTGGTGACCGTGGGATCGGCGTCTGCGACGACAGCTCCTGTCCCGCCGGCCGACACGCGGCCGGACGACGTGACCCTGTCGCACATTCTCGGCGCAGTGCCTGCACAGCCTCGGCACGTTGCGTTCGCTGCAGCCGGTGACATCGAGCGGGGTGGCCCGTGGGGCCCATCACGTCGAGTCGAGGCCTCGGACGCAGTCTCGTGGGCTCTGGCGGTGGGTCGAGCCATCGGCCTCGAGCTGTCCGTCGTGGTGGCTCGTGACCTCCCTCCCTTCCACCCGGGTCGGTGCGCGGCGGTCACGCTGCCGGACGGCACGGTGGTGGGGCACGTCGGAGAGCTGCACCCCAAGGTGGTTGCGGCACTGGACCTGCCGGTGGCCACGGTGGGTGGGGAGCTCGACGTCGACGTCCTCGTTGCGGCGTCGGGGACACCTGTTCAGGCACACCAGCTGTCGACCTTCCCGGCGGCACACACGGATGTTGCGCTCGTCGTCGACGAGCCGGTCGCTGCCGCCGACATTGAGTCGGCGCTGCGCGATGGCGCGGGGGAGTCGTTGGAGTCGATCTCGCTCTTCGACATCTATCGCGGAGACCAGCTCCGGGACGGCAAGAAGTCCTTGGCCTATCGACTGACGTTCCGCGCCGACCGCACCCTCAAGACCAATGAGGTGTCGGCGCTTCGTGACTCCGCTGTGGCGTCGGCGGCATCGGCCACGGGTGCTGTGCAGCGATGA
- a CDS encoding acetylornithine transaminase, with protein MSTHDSSEPQQAVLDRYAHSLITVFGTPQLVLERGDGAWVWDVDGKRYLDLVGGIAVNALGHNHPALVAAVSKQVGEMAHISNFYTSRVQVELAERILEIAEAPEGSGVFFANSGAEAIEAAIKLSRRTGRTGIVAAEGAFHGRTTGALALTHKAAYREPFAPLIPDVSHVPFNDIEALRAAVTADTAAVVLEPIQGEAGAIVADPAYLQAAREITTASGALLIIDEVQTGIGRTGDWFGFQESGIVPDAITLAKGLGGGLPIGALVTFGPEVTGLLTAGQHGSTFGGNPLVAAAGLSVLATIESDGLLAHVTAMGEHLAEAVASLMHPDIEGVRGRGLLRAIMLRSDLSAGIVAAAREAGFLVNPVAPNAIRLVPPLVVTRDEMDLFVAALPALITTAKESTP; from the coding sequence ATGAGCACCCACGACAGCAGCGAGCCGCAGCAGGCGGTCCTTGACCGCTATGCCCACTCGCTCATCACCGTGTTCGGCACTCCGCAGCTCGTCCTCGAGCGCGGTGACGGCGCCTGGGTGTGGGACGTCGACGGCAAGCGCTACCTGGACCTCGTCGGAGGGATCGCGGTCAACGCGTTGGGGCACAACCACCCCGCGCTCGTCGCGGCCGTCTCCAAGCAGGTCGGCGAGATGGCCCACATCTCGAACTTCTACACGTCCCGCGTTCAGGTCGAGCTAGCCGAGCGGATCCTCGAGATCGCCGAGGCGCCTGAAGGCTCGGGTGTCTTCTTCGCGAACTCCGGGGCCGAGGCCATCGAGGCAGCGATCAAGTTGTCCCGCCGCACCGGGCGCACGGGCATCGTCGCTGCGGAGGGGGCTTTCCACGGACGCACGACTGGTGCTCTCGCGCTCACCCACAAGGCGGCCTACAGAGAGCCGTTCGCCCCGCTCATTCCCGACGTGTCACACGTCCCCTTCAACGACATCGAGGCATTGCGTGCCGCGGTCACGGCCGACACCGCGGCCGTCGTCCTCGAACCCATCCAGGGTGAGGCGGGAGCGATCGTCGCGGACCCGGCATACCTGCAGGCTGCGCGCGAGATCACCACAGCGTCAGGCGCCCTCCTGATCATCGACGAGGTGCAGACCGGCATCGGACGCACCGGTGACTGGTTCGGCTTCCAGGAGAGCGGGATCGTCCCGGACGCCATCACGCTCGCCAAGGGTCTCGGCGGCGGTTTGCCCATCGGTGCCCTCGTGACGTTCGGGCCCGAGGTCACCGGGCTGCTCACTGCAGGGCAGCACGGCTCGACCTTCGGTGGCAACCCGCTCGTCGCTGCCGCCGGTCTCAGCGTCCTTGCCACGATCGAGAGCGACGGTTTGTTGGCCCACGTCACGGCCATGGGGGAGCACCTCGCCGAGGCCGTCGCGAGCCTGATGCACCCCGACATCGAGGGCGTGCGCGGCCGCGGCCTCCTGCGAGCGATCATGCTGCGCTCGGACCTGTCTGCGGGCATTGTGGCCGCTGCGCGCGAGGCCGGTTTCCTCGTCAACCCCGTGGCGCCCAATGCAATTCGCCTTGTGCCACCACTGGTCGTCACCCGCGACGAGATGGACCTCTTCGTCGCTGCGCTGCCCGCGCTCATCACCACAGCCAAGGAGTCGACTCCATGA
- a CDS encoding ACT domain-containing protein, producing MQMHLMTHPESLAIARLDPGVEPTWDWTAGPFASLSRSLQETSIVGLASAVPDGVLTEGPFRVVEVAGPLAFDAVGVMAEILTPLVPAGISVLALSTYDTNWILVPEGEITRTCEIWRKARLIVTPTVLTGRSGS from the coding sequence ATGCAAATGCACCTCATGACTCATCCTGAGTCGCTTGCCATCGCCCGGCTCGACCCGGGTGTCGAGCCGACGTGGGACTGGACCGCGGGCCCGTTCGCGTCCCTCAGTCGCTCGTTGCAGGAGACGTCGATCGTGGGTCTCGCCAGCGCGGTCCCTGACGGCGTGCTGACCGAGGGACCCTTCCGCGTTGTCGAGGTCGCCGGACCGTTGGCCTTCGACGCGGTGGGCGTCATGGCTGAGATCCTCACGCCTTTGGTCCCCGCAGGCATCAGCGTTCTGGCGCTCTCGACCTACGACACCAACTGGATCCTCGTGCCCGAGGGCGAGATCACCAGGACCTGCGAGATCTGGCGCAAGGCCCGGCTCATCGTGACACCGACCGTGCTCACGGGGCGGAGCGGATCATGA
- a CDS encoding ATP-binding protein — MAASPTSESFLTVPVSSASSAAQMLPDGLITADATGVVASVNHRAEQILGRPAAELVGHDIRVVLPLETRNGESWWTITDPWGGLSIRTGHREKLLLLPDGTELLITAKYLRAGNAGPLGAILLAVRDAEARRRAEHDHAALISTIAHELRSPLTGVKGFTSTLLRRWDQFTEEQRITMLEAIDADADRLTRLITDLLDVSRIDTGKLRIHEIPVLTNAMLTRHVERAVAAGHDRDEFTISVEEGAEEIYADSDRFDQVISNLVENAIRHRESKVVLSAKPYTVNGQSGVVVSVADDGPGIPAAQRRAVFGRFWHGPSGTGTGLGLYIVKGIVEAHGGWAEIVDAGEGGAVVRVFLPGEPS; from the coding sequence ATGGCTGCATCGCCCACGTCCGAATCCTTCTTGACCGTTCCGGTGTCATCCGCCTCGTCGGCGGCGCAGATGCTTCCCGACGGGCTCATCACTGCCGATGCGACGGGTGTGGTGGCTTCGGTGAACCATCGTGCTGAGCAGATCCTCGGTCGTCCAGCCGCGGAGCTGGTCGGGCACGACATCCGTGTCGTGCTCCCGCTCGAGACGCGCAATGGCGAATCGTGGTGGACCATCACCGATCCGTGGGGCGGGCTGAGCATTCGCACCGGCCACCGCGAGAAGCTCCTGCTGCTGCCGGACGGCACCGAACTGCTCATCACGGCGAAGTACCTCCGAGCGGGCAACGCCGGGCCTCTGGGCGCCATCCTGCTGGCCGTGCGTGATGCCGAGGCGCGTCGGCGCGCCGAGCACGACCATGCCGCGCTCATCTCGACCATCGCCCACGAGCTGCGATCGCCGTTGACCGGTGTCAAGGGATTCACGTCGACGCTGCTGCGACGGTGGGACCAGTTCACCGAGGAGCAACGCATCACGATGCTCGAGGCGATCGATGCCGACGCCGACCGGCTCACCAGACTCATCACGGATCTGCTCGACGTCTCGCGCATCGACACCGGGAAGCTACGCATCCACGAGATTCCCGTGCTGACCAACGCGATGCTGACTCGCCATGTCGAACGCGCTGTGGCGGCGGGGCACGACAGGGACGAATTCACCATCAGCGTCGAGGAGGGCGCCGAGGAGATCTATGCCGACAGCGACCGATTCGACCAGGTGATCTCGAACCTCGTCGAGAACGCCATCCGGCACCGCGAGAGCAAGGTCGTCCTCTCTGCGAAGCCCTACACGGTCAACGGTCAGAGCGGAGTCGTCGTCAGCGTCGCTGACGACGGTCCCGGGATCCCGGCCGCACAGCGCCGCGCAGTCTTCGGCCGGTTCTGGCACGGTCCGAGTGGGACCGGCACTGGCTTGGGGCTCTACATCGTCAAGGGCATCGTCGAGGCCCACGGCGGTTGGGCCGAGATCGTGGACGCCGGTGAGGGTGGCGCGGTCGTCCGCGTCTTCCTGCCGGGCGAGCCGAGCTAG